A region of Micromonospora sp. WMMD882 DNA encodes the following proteins:
- a CDS encoding TIGR01777 family oxidoreductase: MRILLAGASGFLGTRLADRLAADGHQLTRLVRRPPKGPDEARWNPGAGQLDPAALAAADAVVNLAGAGVGDKRWTDEYKALIRSSRVDTTGTLAVTMAGLPASDRPQVLLNASAIGWYGDTGDRTVTEESPAGEGFLADVCRVWEAATRPAEDAGVRVVRLRTGLPLHRDGGLLKPQLLPFRLGVGGKLGSGRQWVPWISMVDWLDALVFLLDRPDVAGPVNVVGPAPVTNADFTKEFARQLRRPAVMPIPALALKVALGGFAAEPLTSSRVLPGVLGRAGFGYRHPDLPGALRAALHD; this comes from the coding sequence ATGCGGATCCTCCTGGCCGGCGCGTCCGGCTTCCTGGGCACCCGGCTCGCCGACCGGCTCGCCGCCGACGGGCACCAGCTCACCCGGCTGGTCCGCCGCCCGCCGAAGGGCCCCGACGAGGCGCGATGGAATCCGGGCGCCGGTCAGCTCGACCCGGCCGCGCTGGCGGCGGCCGACGCGGTGGTGAACCTGGCCGGGGCCGGCGTCGGGGACAAACGCTGGACCGACGAGTACAAGGCGCTGATCCGGTCCAGCCGGGTGGACACCACCGGCACCCTGGCCGTCACCATGGCCGGGCTGCCGGCGTCGGACCGGCCGCAGGTGCTGCTGAACGCCTCGGCGATCGGCTGGTACGGCGACACCGGCGACCGGACGGTCACCGAGGAGTCCCCGGCGGGCGAGGGGTTCCTCGCCGACGTGTGCCGGGTGTGGGAGGCGGCGACCCGGCCCGCCGAGGACGCCGGGGTACGGGTGGTCCGGTTGCGCACCGGTCTGCCCCTGCACCGCGACGGCGGGCTGCTCAAGCCGCAACTGCTGCCGTTCAGGCTGGGCGTCGGCGGCAAGCTGGGCAGCGGCCGGCAGTGGGTGCCGTGGATCTCGATGGTGGACTGGCTGGACGCGCTGGTGTTCCTGCTCGACCGGCCGGACGTGGCCGGGCCGGTCAACGTGGTCGGCCCGGCCCCGGTGACGAACGCCGACTTCACGAAGGAGTTCGCCCGGCAGTTGCGTCGTCCGGCGGTCATGCCGATCCCGGCCCTGGCGCTGAAGGTCGCCCTCGGCGGGTTCGCCGCCGAGCCGCTGACCAGTTCCCGGGTCCTGCCCGGGGTGCTCGGTCGGGCCGGTTTCGGCTACCGCCACCCCGACCTGCCGGGCGCCCTGCGCGCCGCGCTGCACGACTGA
- a CDS encoding antibiotic biosynthesis monooxygenase family protein has translation MSSTPQTLITTDPDLVTLINVFTVAPGRQADLVAALDRTTREFFATLPGFRSANVHASQDGTRVVNYAQWTSAAHFQAMLRLPEARPRLAEIGALAEASDPRLYSVSAVHHAAVGGR, from the coding sequence ATGTCGAGCACCCCGCAGACGCTCATCACCACCGACCCCGACCTGGTCACGTTGATCAACGTGTTCACCGTGGCCCCGGGACGGCAGGCCGACCTGGTCGCGGCGCTCGACCGGACGACCAGAGAGTTCTTCGCCACGCTGCCGGGCTTCCGGTCGGCCAACGTGCACGCCAGCCAGGACGGCACCCGGGTGGTCAACTACGCCCAGTGGACCAGCGCGGCGCATTTCCAGGCCATGCTCCGACTGCCCGAGGCCCGCCCGCGCCTGGCCGAGATCGGCGCGCTGGCCGAGGCCAGCGACCCCCGGCTGTACTCGGTCAGCGCCGTCCACCACGCCGCGGTCGGTGGGCGGTGA
- a CDS encoding PHB depolymerase family esterase — protein MRRPPSVLTRLAAALAGAALAVTAAVVAATPAQAATLTPVSGFGSNPGNLGMYAYRPDGLPGNAPAVVLLHGCAQNATDYFTNSGWRKYADQWKFALILPEQKSGNNSSACFNWFESGDTARGQGEALSVRQMVDHAKANYGVNPARVYVSGLSAGGAMAATMLAAYPEVFAGGSIVAGIPYRCATSMVTAFSCMSPGVDKSPAAWGDLVRNAYPGYAGARPKVAIWHGAADYTVATANATESRDQWTNVAGVSQTPTSTTTLPAGTTQETYGNDRVRVYRVAGMGHGTPVDPGSGADQCGTAAAYFLDTICSAYRDALWFGLNGGSTTPGPTPTVTASPTPTPTRTPTPTVAPTCVTASNYAHVTAGRAYHSLGYAYAVGSNQRMGLYNVFASTTLKQTGPAHWVIGC, from the coding sequence GTGCGTCGACCACCGTCCGTCCTCACCCGGCTGGCCGCCGCGCTGGCCGGGGCCGCCCTCGCCGTAACGGCGGCCGTCGTGGCCGCCACCCCCGCCCAGGCCGCCACCCTCACCCCGGTCAGCGGCTTCGGCTCCAACCCCGGCAACCTCGGCATGTACGCGTACCGCCCGGACGGCCTGCCCGGCAACGCGCCCGCCGTGGTGCTGCTGCACGGCTGCGCCCAGAACGCCACCGACTACTTCACCAACTCCGGCTGGCGCAAGTACGCCGACCAGTGGAAGTTCGCGCTGATCCTGCCCGAGCAGAAGTCCGGCAACAACTCCAGCGCCTGCTTCAACTGGTTCGAGAGCGGCGACACCGCCCGGGGCCAGGGCGAGGCGCTGTCGGTCCGGCAGATGGTCGACCACGCGAAGGCCAACTACGGCGTGAACCCCGCCCGGGTGTACGTCAGCGGGCTCTCCGCCGGTGGCGCGATGGCCGCCACCATGCTGGCCGCGTACCCGGAGGTGTTCGCCGGCGGGTCGATCGTCGCCGGCATCCCGTACCGCTGCGCCACCAGCATGGTCACCGCGTTCTCCTGCATGAGCCCGGGCGTCGACAAGTCCCCGGCCGCCTGGGGCGACCTGGTCCGCAACGCGTACCCGGGCTACGCCGGGGCGCGGCCGAAGGTGGCGATCTGGCACGGGGCCGCCGACTACACCGTCGCCACCGCCAACGCCACCGAGTCCCGCGACCAGTGGACCAACGTGGCCGGCGTGTCGCAGACCCCCACCAGCACCACCACCCTGCCCGCCGGCACCACCCAGGAGACCTACGGCAACGACCGGGTACGCGTCTACCGGGTCGCCGGCATGGGCCACGGCACCCCCGTCGACCCGGGCAGCGGAGCCGACCAGTGCGGCACTGCGGCGGCGTACTTCCTGGACACCATCTGCTCGGCGTACCGCGACGCCCTCTGGTTCGGCCTGAACGGCGGCTCGACCACCCCCGGGCCGACGCCGACCGTGACCGCGAGCCCCACGCCCACGCCCACCCGCACGCCCACGCCCACGGTCGCCCCCACCTGCGTCACCGCCAGCAACTACGCCCACGTCACCGCCGGCCGCGCCTACCACTCCCTCGGGTACGCCTACGCGGTCGGCTCCAACCAGCGGATGGGCCTCTACAACGTCTTCGCCAGCACCACCCTCAAGCAGACCGGCCCCGCCCACTGGGTGATCGGCTGCTGA
- the lpdA gene encoding dihydrolipoyl dehydrogenase, translating to MYARFWHGPRSSDATWELSVSEPNDATFDVVILGGGSGGYAAALRAAQLDLSVALIEKGKLGGTCLHNGCIPTKALLHAAEIADQTRESEQFGIKAELVGVDMAGVNSYKDGVVSRLYKGLQGLVGGAKNITFVSAAGRLVGPNVVEADGKRYTGRNVVLATGSYARSLPGLEVDGERVITSDHALTLDRVPASAIVLGGGVIGVEFASVWKSFGVDVTIVEALPRLVAAEDEESSKALERAFRKRKINFKVGKPFEKVEKTENGVKVTIAGGETVEAELLLVAVGRGPVTADLGYEEQGVKLDRGYVLTDERLRTGVPNLYAVGDIVPGLQLAHRGFQQGIFVAEEIAGRNPAVIDEAGIPRVTYSDPELASVGLTEAKAKEKYGADKVKTYNYNLGGNGKSQILKTAGFVKLVRVEDGPVVGVHMVGARVGELIGEAQLIYNWEAYPTEVAQLVHAHPTQNEALGEAHLALAGKPLHAHA from the coding sequence ATGTATGCCCGTTTCTGGCATGGCCCTCGTAGCAGCGACGCGACCTGGGAGTTGAGTGTGAGCGAGCCGAACGACGCGACCTTCGATGTTGTCATCCTCGGGGGAGGCAGCGGCGGCTACGCGGCAGCGCTGCGCGCCGCCCAACTCGACCTGTCGGTCGCGCTGATCGAGAAGGGCAAGCTCGGCGGCACCTGCCTGCACAACGGCTGCATTCCGACCAAGGCGCTGCTGCACGCGGCGGAGATCGCCGACCAGACCCGCGAGTCGGAGCAGTTCGGCATCAAGGCCGAGCTGGTGGGCGTCGACATGGCCGGGGTCAACTCGTACAAGGACGGCGTGGTCTCCCGCCTGTACAAGGGCCTCCAGGGCCTGGTGGGCGGCGCGAAGAACATCACCTTCGTCTCGGCCGCCGGCAGGCTGGTCGGCCCGAACGTGGTCGAGGCCGACGGCAAGCGCTACACCGGCCGCAACGTGGTGCTGGCCACCGGCTCGTACGCGCGCAGCCTGCCCGGCCTGGAGGTCGACGGCGAGCGGGTGATCACCAGCGACCACGCGCTCACCCTGGACCGGGTCCCGGCGTCGGCGATCGTGCTCGGCGGCGGCGTGATCGGCGTCGAGTTCGCCAGCGTGTGGAAATCCTTCGGGGTGGACGTGACCATCGTCGAGGCGCTGCCCCGGCTGGTCGCCGCCGAGGACGAGGAGTCCTCGAAGGCCCTGGAGCGGGCGTTCCGCAAGCGGAAGATCAACTTCAAGGTCGGCAAGCCGTTCGAGAAGGTGGAGAAGACCGAGAACGGCGTCAAGGTCACCATCGCCGGCGGCGAGACCGTCGAGGCCGAGCTGCTGCTCGTCGCCGTCGGCCGTGGCCCGGTCACCGCCGACCTCGGGTACGAGGAGCAGGGCGTCAAGCTCGACCGGGGGTACGTGCTGACCGACGAGCGGCTGCGCACCGGCGTGCCGAACCTCTACGCCGTGGGTGACATCGTGCCCGGTCTCCAGCTCGCCCACCGCGGCTTCCAGCAGGGCATCTTCGTCGCCGAGGAGATCGCCGGCCGCAACCCGGCGGTGATCGACGAGGCGGGCATCCCCCGGGTCACCTACTCCGACCCGGAGCTGGCCTCGGTCGGCCTCACCGAGGCCAAGGCCAAGGAGAAGTACGGCGCGGACAAGGTCAAGACCTACAACTACAACCTGGGCGGCAACGGCAAGAGCCAGATCCTCAAGACGGCCGGCTTCGTCAAGCTGGTGCGGGTGGAGGACGGGCCGGTGGTCGGCGTGCACATGGTCGGCGCCCGGGTCGGTGAGCTGATCGGCGAGGCGCAGCTCATCTACAACTGGGAGGCGTACCCGACCGAGGTGGCCCAGCTCGTGCACGCCCACCCGACGCAGAACGAGGCCCTCGGCGAGGCGCACCTCGCCCTGGCCGGCAAGCCGCTGCACGCGCACGCCTGA
- a CDS encoding DUF2314 domain-containing protein — MLITDDFLPVPVPETLTATYLVPMVGLPKVGARTAVAALSGRLAEPVHGLARQMLDSPLLSVDTRPIAEFPALPPDLLTAFGATREQLDRLAAATHVVVVRAEYRPGWPPAHEWAARAVAAAIAETVDGDVVDVFALQFLDPATALRSLPDAQGRVRLVDWIVVPYSSDADGLWFTTKGLRRFGLLELQTQGVPDHLARAWGAVLTGAARRLLRDWTDGLAGEEVPAFVQLPVLTAVTGHDIAVAYGNPEQHGATAPVLLRLELDPATDPDADSFLGLHPPAGHPGPPGRYFAAACGQLFSGIAPDARYARRGDAMSRAVATARATLPDVRARFLADALPADSQLVVKYGLPGDEGPEYVWAAVTSWEAAELITGASSTDATTDPGVRIGAPVEVAAADVVDWALLGPGGVLEGGWTQAVLDAGDSPTSRAGGDSPTS; from the coding sequence TTGCTCATCACGGACGACTTCCTGCCCGTACCGGTGCCGGAGACACTGACCGCGACGTACCTGGTGCCGATGGTGGGGTTGCCGAAGGTCGGCGCCCGGACGGCGGTGGCCGCCCTGTCCGGCCGGCTCGCCGAGCCGGTGCACGGGCTGGCCCGGCAGATGCTCGACAGCCCGTTGCTGAGCGTGGACACCCGGCCGATCGCCGAGTTCCCCGCCCTGCCGCCGGACCTGCTCACCGCGTTCGGCGCGACCCGCGAGCAGCTCGACCGGCTGGCCGCCGCGACGCACGTGGTGGTGGTCCGGGCCGAGTACCGGCCGGGTTGGCCGCCGGCGCACGAGTGGGCGGCCCGGGCGGTGGCCGCCGCGATCGCCGAGACGGTCGACGGGGACGTGGTCGACGTGTTCGCGTTACAGTTCCTCGACCCGGCGACGGCGCTGCGCTCGCTGCCGGACGCCCAGGGCCGGGTCCGCCTGGTCGACTGGATCGTGGTGCCCTACTCGTCGGACGCCGACGGGCTGTGGTTCACCACGAAGGGGCTGCGCCGGTTCGGGCTGCTGGAGTTGCAGACCCAGGGCGTGCCGGACCATCTCGCCCGGGCGTGGGGGGCGGTGCTGACCGGCGCCGCCCGCCGACTGCTGCGCGACTGGACGGACGGCCTGGCCGGCGAGGAGGTGCCGGCGTTCGTCCAGTTGCCGGTGCTGACCGCGGTGACCGGGCACGACATCGCGGTGGCGTACGGCAACCCGGAGCAGCACGGGGCCACCGCGCCGGTGCTGCTGCGGCTGGAGCTGGACCCGGCGACCGACCCGGACGCCGACTCGTTCCTCGGCCTGCACCCGCCGGCCGGGCACCCCGGGCCGCCCGGGCGCTACTTCGCCGCGGCCTGCGGTCAGCTCTTCTCCGGCATCGCGCCGGACGCGCGGTACGCCCGGCGCGGCGACGCGATGTCCCGGGCGGTCGCCACGGCGCGGGCCACGCTGCCGGACGTGCGCGCCCGGTTCCTGGCCGACGCGCTGCCCGCCGACAGCCAGCTCGTGGTCAAGTACGGCCTGCCCGGCGACGAGGGCCCGGAGTACGTGTGGGCGGCGGTGACGTCCTGGGAGGCCGCCGAGCTGATCACCGGCGCCAGCTCCACCGACGCGACCACCGACCCCGGGGTCCGGATCGGCGCCCCGGTCGAGGTGGCCGCCGCCGACGTGGTCGACTGGGCCCTGCTCGGGCCCGGTGGCGTCCTGGAGGGCGGCTGGACCCAGGCCGTCCTGGACGCCGGCGACTCCCCCACGAGCCGAGCCGGGGGCGACTCCCCCACGAGCTGA
- a CDS encoding leucyl aminopeptidase, whose product MTSPSTTLSLVDTDPAELAVDAIVIGVHSQTGEQDATSGRAGALLPGSGAESIAGALLLGSGAESIAGALLLGSGAESIAAAFDGKLTETLALLGATGGAGEVIKLATLGTITAPLVVAVGLGPEPTGAAPAPEVLRRAAGAVVRALAGARRVALSLPLPDDADAPAALRAVAEGALLGGYRFAGYKTRPQPARREPVAEVLLAVPDAADAAAQAEVTRAQVVAGAVRLTRDWVNTAPNEQRPPVFADAVADAARRAGLTVEVLDEAALVAGGYGGIMAVGQGSEAPPRLVKLSYTPEGGANGKRVALVGKGITFDTGGISIKPAQGMWEMKSDMAGAAAVGAAMLAVAALKPAVAVSAYLPMAENMPSGTSYRPGDVITMFDGKRVEVLNTDAEGRMILADAIARACADGCDYLLETSTLTGGQVVSLGKRVAGVMGTPELCERVRAVGDAVGEPAWPMPLPDDVRKGMDSEVADISQVNAGMDRAGHMLQGGVFLREFVTDEVAWAHIDIAGPSYHSGEATGYWTKGGTGVPVRTLVQLVEEIAAEG is encoded by the coding sequence GTGACATCGCCCAGCACCACCCTGAGCCTGGTCGACACCGACCCCGCCGAGCTTGCCGTCGACGCCATCGTGATCGGCGTGCACAGCCAGACCGGAGAGCAGGACGCCACCAGCGGTCGCGCCGGCGCCCTGCTGCCCGGCAGCGGCGCGGAGAGCATCGCCGGTGCCCTGCTCCTCGGCAGCGGCGCGGAGAGCATCGCCGGTGCCCTGCTCCTCGGCAGCGGCGCGGAGAGCATCGCCGCCGCGTTCGACGGCAAGCTGACCGAGACGCTCGCGTTGCTCGGCGCGACGGGCGGCGCCGGTGAGGTGATCAAGCTCGCCACGCTGGGCACGATCACGGCGCCGCTCGTCGTCGCGGTCGGGCTCGGTCCCGAGCCGACCGGGGCCGCGCCCGCGCCGGAGGTGCTGCGCCGGGCGGCCGGCGCGGTCGTGCGGGCCCTGGCCGGGGCCCGGCGGGTCGCGCTGAGCCTGCCGCTGCCCGACGACGCGGACGCCCCGGCCGCGTTGCGCGCGGTCGCCGAGGGCGCGCTGCTCGGCGGGTACCGCTTCGCCGGTTACAAGACCCGGCCGCAGCCGGCCCGACGGGAGCCGGTGGCGGAGGTGCTGCTGGCCGTGCCGGACGCCGCCGACGCCGCCGCGCAGGCGGAGGTCACCCGGGCGCAGGTGGTGGCCGGCGCGGTCCGGCTCACCCGGGACTGGGTGAACACCGCGCCGAACGAGCAGCGCCCGCCGGTCTTCGCCGACGCGGTGGCCGACGCGGCGCGGCGGGCCGGCCTGACCGTCGAGGTGCTCGACGAGGCCGCCCTGGTCGCCGGCGGGTACGGCGGCATCATGGCCGTCGGGCAGGGCTCGGAGGCCCCGCCGCGCCTGGTGAAGCTCAGCTACACGCCCGAGGGCGGGGCGAACGGCAAGCGGGTGGCGCTGGTCGGCAAGGGCATCACGTTCGACACCGGCGGCATCTCGATCAAGCCGGCCCAGGGCATGTGGGAGATGAAGTCGGACATGGCCGGCGCGGCGGCGGTCGGCGCGGCCATGCTGGCCGTCGCGGCGCTCAAGCCCGCGGTGGCGGTGAGCGCGTACCTGCCGATGGCGGAGAACATGCCGTCGGGCACGTCGTACCGGCCGGGTGACGTGATCACCATGTTCGACGGCAAGCGGGTCGAGGTGCTGAACACCGACGCCGAGGGCCGGATGATCCTGGCCGACGCGATCGCCCGGGCCTGCGCGGACGGCTGCGACTACCTGCTGGAGACCTCCACCCTGACCGGCGGTCAGGTGGTCTCCCTGGGCAAGCGGGTCGCCGGGGTGATGGGCACGCCGGAGCTGTGCGAGCGGGTCCGGGCCGTCGGTGACGCGGTCGGCGAGCCGGCCTGGCCGATGCCGCTGCCGGACGACGTGCGCAAGGGCATGGACTCCGAGGTGGCCGACATCTCGCAGGTCAACGCCGGGATGGACCGGGCCGGGCACATGCTCCAGGGGGGCGTCTTCCTGCGCGAGTTCGTCACCGACGAGGTCGCCTGGGCGCACATCGACATCGCCGGGCCGAGCTACCACTCGGGCGAGGCGACCGGCTACTGGACGAAGGGCGGCACCGGCGTCCCGGTCCGTACCCTGGTCCAGTTGGTCGAGGAGATCGCCGCCGAGGGCTGA
- a CDS encoding winged helix-turn-helix domain-containing protein encodes MPAKPKWAQLAEHIRGQIASGELAPGDKLPSTAQLCKEHGVSAGVVNHAMIVLKTEGLVEGVHGLGVFVTEKPPVSSA; translated from the coding sequence ATGCCCGCCAAACCGAAGTGGGCGCAGCTCGCGGAGCACATCCGTGGGCAGATCGCGTCCGGAGAACTCGCCCCCGGCGACAAACTGCCGTCGACGGCACAGCTGTGCAAGGAGCACGGTGTGTCAGCGGGTGTGGTCAACCACGCCATGATCGTGCTCAAGACCGAAGGACTCGTGGAGGGCGTGCACGGCCTCGGGGTGTTCGTCACCGAGAAGCCGCCCGTGTCGTCGGCATAG
- the gcvT gene encoding glycine cleavage system aminomethyltransferase GcvT — MTDVTSDATATRPRRSPLHARHTALGAKFAPFGGWEMPLEYAGGGVLREHAAVREAVGVFDVSHLGKARVTGPGAADLVDACLSNDLRRIGPGRAQYTLCCDDATGGVVDDVIAYLHDDRHVFLVPNAANTAEVVRRLRAAAPESVTVTDEHEAYAVLAVQGPRSAALLDALGLPTDHDYMSFSTATLDGVELTVCRTGYTGELGYELVVPAADAVAVWDALHAAGAPFDLRACGLAARDTLRTEMGYALHGQDLTPEITPVQARVGWAVGWDKPAFWGRDALRAEKAAGPRRTLRGLVAVDRAIPRPGMTVHVGDTVVGTVTSGTFSPTRRQGIALALLDTAADLADGDSVEIDVRGRRARMTVTRPPFVQPSVR; from the coding sequence ATGACCGACGTGACCTCCGACGCGACCGCGACCCGGCCGCGCCGTTCCCCGCTGCACGCGCGGCACACCGCGCTGGGCGCGAAGTTCGCCCCCTTCGGGGGCTGGGAGATGCCCCTGGAGTACGCCGGGGGCGGCGTGCTCCGGGAGCACGCCGCCGTCCGCGAGGCGGTCGGCGTGTTCGACGTCTCCCACCTCGGCAAGGCCCGGGTGACCGGCCCCGGCGCGGCCGACCTCGTCGACGCCTGCCTCAGCAACGACCTGCGCCGGATCGGTCCCGGCCGGGCGCAGTACACGCTCTGCTGCGACGACGCCACCGGCGGCGTCGTCGACGACGTCATCGCCTACCTGCACGACGACCGGCACGTCTTCCTGGTGCCGAACGCGGCGAACACCGCCGAGGTGGTCCGCCGGCTGCGCGCCGCCGCGCCGGAGTCGGTCACCGTCACCGACGAGCACGAGGCGTACGCGGTGCTGGCCGTGCAGGGGCCCCGCTCGGCGGCGCTGCTCGACGCCCTCGGCCTGCCCACCGACCACGACTACATGAGCTTCTCCACCGCCACCCTCGACGGCGTCGAGCTGACCGTCTGTCGGACCGGCTACACCGGCGAGCTGGGCTACGAGCTGGTCGTTCCGGCGGCCGACGCGGTCGCCGTCTGGGACGCGCTGCACGCCGCCGGGGCGCCGTTCGACCTGCGCGCCTGCGGCCTGGCCGCCCGGGACACGCTGCGCACCGAGATGGGGTACGCGCTGCACGGGCAGGACCTCACCCCGGAGATCACGCCGGTGCAGGCCCGGGTCGGCTGGGCGGTCGGCTGGGACAAGCCGGCCTTCTGGGGCCGGGACGCGCTGCGCGCCGAGAAGGCCGCCGGACCCCGCCGTACGCTGCGCGGGCTGGTCGCCGTCGACCGGGCCATCCCGCGCCCCGGGATGACCGTGCACGTCGGGGACACCGTGGTCGGCACGGTCACCAGCGGCACCTTCTCGCCCACCCGCCGGCAGGGCATCGCCCTCGCCCTGCTCGACACGGCCGCCGACCTGGCCGACGGCGACTCCGTCGAGATCGACGTGCGGGGTCGGCGGGCCCGGATGACCGTGACCCGCCCGCCGTTCGTCCAGCCGTCCGTGCGCTGA
- the sucB gene encoding 2-oxoglutarate dehydrogenase, E2 component, dihydrolipoamide succinyltransferase: MPVSVTMPRLGESVTEGTVTRWLKQEGDTVEVDEPLLEVSTDKVDTEIPSPAAGVLSRIVVGEDETAEVGSELAVIAGEGEETGGGESARQEAPAEQAEPAAEPTAAAEGAGPEPEQEQPKAEAAPAEEQPKAAAPSGEGTPVTLPALGESVTEGTITRWLKQVGDTVEVDEPLLEVSTDKVDTEIPSPVAGTVLEIKVAEDETAPVGATLAVVGAAGAAPAEAQPEPKAEAKPAEPEAEPEPAPKAAEKAPEPKVEEPTPGMSYNEPAPEAETAAQPAKAEQKSAPSAPTPTPQRPTAPAQGGEEAAGYVTPLVRKLASEHGVDLAALKGTGVGGRIRKQDVLEAAEQAKAAKAAPAEAPAAAAPAAPSAPAKPKPQPSVKRGSTEKLPRIRAVIARRMQESLHEMAQLTTVVEVDVTKVAKLRARAKDAFLARHGVKLSFLPFFALAAIEALQTYPIVNASMDLDAGTITYPKSENLGIAVDTERGLMVPVIHDAGDLNLGGVAKRIADLADRTRNNKISPDELAGATFTLTNTGSRGALFDTPIVPSPQSAMLGTGAVVKRPVVVNNPELGEVVAVRSMVYLALSYDHRLIDGADAARFLVAVKERLEAGNFEAELGL; this comes from the coding sequence ATGCCGGTATCGGTCACCATGCCCCGGCTCGGCGAGAGCGTCACCGAGGGCACCGTCACGCGCTGGCTCAAGCAGGAGGGCGACACCGTCGAGGTCGACGAGCCCCTGCTGGAGGTCTCGACCGACAAGGTCGACACGGAGATCCCGTCGCCCGCGGCGGGTGTGCTGAGCCGGATCGTGGTGGGCGAGGACGAGACCGCCGAAGTCGGCAGCGAGCTGGCCGTGATCGCCGGTGAGGGCGAGGAGACCGGCGGCGGCGAGTCCGCCCGGCAGGAGGCCCCGGCCGAGCAGGCCGAGCCCGCCGCCGAGCCGACCGCCGCCGCCGAGGGCGCCGGCCCCGAGCCGGAGCAGGAGCAGCCGAAGGCCGAGGCCGCGCCCGCCGAGGAGCAGCCGAAGGCCGCCGCGCCGTCGGGCGAGGGCACCCCGGTCACCCTGCCGGCGCTCGGCGAGAGCGTCACCGAGGGTACGATCACCCGCTGGCTCAAGCAGGTCGGCGACACCGTCGAGGTGGACGAGCCGCTGCTGGAGGTCTCCACCGACAAGGTGGACACCGAGATCCCGTCCCCGGTCGCCGGCACCGTACTGGAGATCAAGGTCGCCGAGGACGAGACCGCCCCGGTCGGCGCGACCCTGGCGGTGGTCGGCGCGGCCGGCGCCGCTCCCGCCGAGGCCCAGCCGGAGCCGAAGGCCGAGGCCAAGCCGGCAGAGCCTGAGGCCGAGCCGGAGCCCGCGCCGAAGGCGGCGGAGAAGGCGCCCGAGCCGAAGGTCGAGGAGCCCACCCCGGGCATGTCGTACAACGAGCCGGCCCCGGAGGCCGAGACGGCCGCCCAGCCGGCGAAGGCCGAGCAGAAGTCCGCGCCCTCCGCCCCGACGCCGACCCCGCAGCGGCCGACCGCCCCGGCGCAGGGTGGCGAGGAGGCCGCCGGCTACGTCACCCCGCTGGTCCGCAAGCTGGCCAGCGAGCACGGCGTGGACCTGGCCGCGCTCAAGGGCACCGGGGTCGGTGGCCGGATCCGCAAGCAGGACGTGCTGGAGGCGGCCGAGCAGGCCAAGGCGGCCAAGGCCGCGCCGGCCGAGGCGCCCGCCGCTGCCGCCCCGGCCGCGCCGAGCGCCCCGGCGAAGCCGAAGCCGCAGCCGAGCGTCAAGCGCGGCAGCACCGAGAAGCTCCCCCGCATCCGCGCGGTCATCGCCCGGCGGATGCAGGAGTCGCTGCACGAGATGGCGCAGCTCACCACGGTGGTCGAGGTGGACGTCACCAAGGTCGCCAAGCTGCGGGCGCGGGCCAAGGACGCCTTCCTCGCCCGGCACGGGGTGAAGCTGTCGTTCCTGCCGTTCTTCGCCCTGGCCGCCATCGAGGCGCTCCAGACGTACCCGATCGTCAACGCCAGCATGGACCTCGACGCCGGCACGATCACGTACCCGAAGTCGGAGAACCTGGGCATCGCGGTGGACACCGAGCGGGGCCTGATGGTGCCGGTCATCCACGACGCCGGTGACCTGAACCTGGGCGGTGTCGCCAAGCGCATCGCCGATCTGGCGGATCGTACCCGGAACAACAAGATCAGCCCGGACGAGCTGGCCGGGGCGACCTTCACCCTGACCAACACCGGCAGCCGGGGGGCGCTGTTCGACACCCCGATCGTGCCGTCGCCGCAGTCGGCGATGCTCGGCACCGGCGCCGTCGTCAAGCGTCCGGTCGTGGTGAACAACCCGGAACTGGGCGAGGTCGTCGCGGTCCGTTCGATGGTCTACCTGGCCCTGTCGTACGACCACCGCCTGATCGACGGCGCGGACGCGGCCCGTTTCCTGGTCGCGGTCAAGGAGCGCCTGGAGGCCGGCAACTTCGAGGCCGAGCTGGGTCTCTGA